CATTCATGCTCTCGAGCCTTTAGCCGGGACCAATTAGCTACAAAGAAAGCTAGGAAAGGATGAACGTCAACATCGTCAAAAAAAAAAGCAGTCGTAGGTCTTCTCCAAGCAAGAAGTGACCGATCAATGCCGATGGTATGATGAGTTGGTAGGTGTTGCTGATTTGCCAAACTCTGCAACCAAAGCTGCCGAAAACTCATTGCGGGCAGCCTAACCGCACACCCACGAAACCAAAAATGAGGCATGAGCTGAAGTTGGTTACATCCAGCCTGGAAAAACAAACCTGCCTTAGGGCGTTCACCTGTAAGGAATCAGGTGTCAGCATTGGCATCCTCTAGATGCCGACTTCTGGTTCCAAGCCATAGCAACAGCGAGCTGCCCGGATACAGGCCAGGCCAGGCCAGTCAATAAGAATGCAAACGTAATGCACATAGCCGTGCCATCCATGTTGATTTGCCGAGAGAGCGACCTGCAGAAGAATGAAGAGCAAGACCCAAAGGGAAAGGCCGATAAGAAGCCATTCCCTGGCGTCGGCCAGCTGCTGATCACCACAGCGACAATGGATTTGCAGCCCACGACAAACCAACCACGCCTGCTTGAAATTTATGCCGACGGATGGTCATGAGGTTTCAAGAAGTTCTGACCATGCAGGAGATGGCTTAAAACTCGCGCATCTGCGCGCCTGTATCAATGTCTAGCAAGATCAAGCATGAATTCATGAGAACCTATGGTGACCAGAATATACCTAACTTCTCTAAGTTCAACAGCTCTTCATTCCAGCGTTAAAACTCTGATCAAACAATCAAAGCCAATTCTTCCGTCTGGTACCCCGATCGACGTCGAATGGCTCGGTGAGCAGTTAGGGCTTCGTGTTGAGGGGCTCGAGATTGAGCCTTTGGGAGTTCCCCAGGGTTTTACATCGAACACCATGCGCCTGAGGCCTCGAGGACCTTCTGATGATTTGCCGTAATCCTTGATTCTCAAGATTGACAGTGACGATCCGCAATCCCGCGAAGTTGCTTTAAAGCTAAATTGTTTTCGAAGAGAAGTGGGGTTCTACCGTACATTTGCTCTCCAATTCCCCTCGTTGGTACCCCTTAACTATGCAACGGGAAATGGTTCGAGTGATGAAGGGCGTTGGCTCCTACTGGAAGACCTTTCAGCTATGGCGGTTGGCAATCAGGTGCGAGGAGTAACGGCTAATGCCAGTTTCCTAGTCCTTGATGCCATGGCTCAGATTCAAGCCCGATTCTGGAACTCATCGGCTTTGCATGGCGATGACTGGTTGCCTGATCATCAATTCTGGTTTCAGGGCAGTACGGAGTTGCTGTCATCGTTTCACAGCAATTTCTTAGATGACTATGAGCTGCGTGTCGAGCCTGAAGCTCTTCAAACGATCGAATTTGTTATTGAGAATTCACAAGACATTGACGAAACAATGGCAAAGCGGCCATCAACTTTAGTTCATGGTGATCTTCGCGTTAAAATGTTTTGTTCGGACAAAACACAACTCAACGCAACGTTGTTGTTCTTGACTGGGGAACACCCACACGCTCGATGGCTGCGATGGATCTTGCTTATCTCATCGGGGGTAGTGTCCCGATGCCCGCTCGTCGAGGCAGACTGCGTGAACTTTGTGCAAATTGGCATCAAAGTCTCAAATCTCACGGCGTAGAGGATTACTCGCTGGAAGATGCCTGGGCAGATTTTCAGCTCGTGTCATTGCGCTGCCTGAGTTCGGTACTGATTTTGCACAATTGGCAATTGGATCCCAATATCAATTCGCGTGCAATTTTGCTGAACGATGAGTGGATTGAAAGATCTTGCTCACTCGTAGTGGAGATCGAGGCGCTTGAGGCTGTGAAGTCTATTATCTAAGATTCTTGCTTGAAAATATTAGCCATATATTAAACCTATCGCCTATCTCTAAGGTGATTGCTTAATAATTTCCATTGCGAAGCAGCGGCCCTATCCATAGTGATTAATTCATTACAATATACTTGTTTACCCGTCGTCCGGCCCACTCATCGTGATTATTAGCCTGACGGTTCAAGTAGTCACTAAAAACAACAGTGGAAAGAGAGCTTTTGCCTTCCAGGCATGCGTTTCCAAGGCTTTAGGTTCAATTACTATAGGGACATCATAAGCACGGCACAAATTACTGATGATATCGATATAAATCTACCACCAGGGATATCAATCAATTACGAAAAGAAAGCAATTAATTTAATTTAAGGACATTAATAAAACAAAGACTACAGAGTCCTCTTTTACAACCAAAAGGACAATTAAAGAAAGGATCTGAACACAACACTCTTTTGTTTTTACGGACACGGATTTGAAGAAATGTTAGAATTACCTCCTGTAACAATTGAGAAAATAAAAAGGGGGTTTGCCGACCTTCAAGGTGATGATTTGTTGATGACGCCACTAATTATCAGATGATCACCAGTAAAGGGCTTGATGTTGATCATCAAGATAATTAAGACAATTCAGCCTTTGATGGGAGCTATAAAATATTCATAGTCCGTACCGTGTGATCCGAAGAACAACGCTTTGCGCATCATTATTCTTGGTGTTGCAGACGGCGACAGAGGCCAAGGATTGAGTTGCCTGCATTGCGATGGCACGACCAATCGATCCAGATCCACCGTTGCCACCACAATCCCACCACCGAGATTATTTGAGATCATTTATCTGAAGGACTGACGCTTCTTGCTCAAAGCACGGATGCAATCACAATCTTTGAAATCATTTGCAATGTTTACTTGATTGACGGGCCACAGGTAGTTGTGATTGAAAGATTTGATGCAATGGATCCAAGCAATCGATGTTGATGGACTTTTGTTTGGTGATTGATGTTGCTGTTACAGAATCATGGAATCTGACGTTGATGGCTATGGCTAATGCTGCGGCTGCCACTCGGAAGTGTCTTTTTCTGTGGAGTTAAGGGGGGGGGGTGAAACCTGAAGTGGTCTCTAGTTTATGGTGCAACTGGGCAGGATGATGTGCAAACTCCTGACTTGGTAACGTCGACAAAAGTTTTTGAACGGCGTGATCATGCCGTCCGAGTAGTCATTCCTGAAGAACCAACTATCTCAAGCGTTTTTCGCTACCGCTTCTGGACCTTCACCTTCATGATCGCTCCAGGTGCTGGCACTTACGCACGACGGACTCCATAAAAGGCTTTGCCGGTGGGGATTCCGTTTTTGCCACCTCTACTAGGACTCAGCGTGATAGTTGTTGTGCCGTCTTAGTTCGGCTCTGAGGAAAATGTGATCTGGTCGTAGATCTTCAAATCGTTTGGGATCAGCAGTTTGTTATCGGTTCCGTAGTGGGTGACGGAGAAGTAGCCGCCTAGCTTGTAAAGACCAGAGGGCACAGTCAGGGTGTAAGTCGCATCACCTCGAAATGGTGCGCCAGTGTCGTCGACCAGGATCGTGGCATAACGGACCGTGTCCGCAGGCGTTCCAAGCTGACCAAGTTTGACTCCTGGTGCGAGATCCAGAAAGCTGACGTCGCTGCTGACCCGACCGAGGGCTTCATCGGGATTGATGTAGGAGATCACCGTATCGATCACAGCCTGGGCATTCTTTGTCGTCTCTGAACTGAATTGCTTGACCTCACGCTGTATGTATCCCTTGCCGCCCTGCATCTGGAATTGGCTACAGGACGCGACAACGGCGTCAAGATTGTCGACAACCACCATCCTGGTCAGCACAAGACCCTGATCCGTTTCCAGCTCGACCACCAGAAAGTCAACGGCGGGGACCGCCTGGCCTGGTCGCTTAAGAAGGATCGGCTTTGGTGGGTTGGTGATGAAAGCCGGCACGTTGTGCCTCATATCGAAAACAGACAGCGACATGAATTTGTCGTAAGTCGGCGTCGTCAGGATCGCGGGGCCATCTGAAAACCATTTGTAGCCGTAGTCCCTAGTGGCTTGTGACGTAACCACCGTCGTGTCGCTGGGATCCACCAAACCGGTGAACTGGAAGCTCCCCTTCTCGTTTCTCTCCAACCAAGTGGAACACGGGCAGTCGCTCAGCCATCGCGCCCATCAGGCCATTAAGCGTACTCAGTTCACCCACGCCGTAGGTGGTACAGACGATGCCAGCCCCACGGCGGCGGGCGTAGCCATCAGCTGCATAGGCCGAATTCAGCTCATTCGCTGATGGTACCCACGTCAGCCGCGCATGCACTTCCACCGCATCGTTGATGGAAAAGGCATAGTCACCCGACACACCAAACACATGGCCGATCCCAAGATCTGCGAGGCGATCCAGGGCATAGGTCACAGCGAGAGGAGTCATCAAGCCGGGATTGCAGATCATTTACTGATGCTGATCGCGATCATCCCCTGAAGCCATACGACACCCAGAGATCTGCAGCTAACGGTGCCTTGAGTTCCTCAATCAGTCGCTGTCAACGAAAACTGGTGGCGCAAGCAGAGGCGAGCAATCATCCCTTCTTCGTCGGCTGGAACCACAACAGTTTCAAACGCTCCCCACCAATTAAGTGATTCATGCAGCTCAATGTGAAGAGCTTCGTCGTGTTCACCGATGCCACCGGTGAGGGCGAGAACATCCACTCCTTGCAGGCTTGCAGCCATGGCTCCTAGCTGTTGCAGTAGCCGGTGACGAAACACGGCAAGGGCCAGTAGAGCACCGGGATGGGCTTCCAGGGCCAACTCACGGATTTCGCGCATCTCTCCGCTGAGGCCGGATAGTCCCTTGAGGCCTGACTCGTTCAGCAGCAAGTGGCTGAGTTCTGTTGCGTCATATCCCTGCCGGATCAATTCGAGGATCAGTCCAGGATCAATGGTCCCTGATCGCGTCTGCATGACGAGTCCCTCTAGTGGAGTGAAACCCATGGTGGTGTCGATGCAGTTGCCACCCTTCACTGCTGCAAGCGACGCTCCTCCACCAAGATGAGCACTGATCAAACGAAGCTGAGACGGGTCACGTCCCTTCGTTCGCCAGTAATCGGCAACGTATTCGGAGACGTACTGATGGTTAATGCCGTGAAAACCGTAGCGATGAAGTCCCCTGTCGCGAAGGCTCTGCGGGATCGCGTAGGTGCTAGCAGCCATAGGTAATGTGCGATGAAACGCTGTGTCAAAGCATGCCCATTGCGGGCAATCAGGCACCAAGCGCTGGGTCCAGGCCAGTCCAGCAAGAGCCGGTGGCTGATGCAAGGGGGCCAGAGGGATGAGCATCTGAAGTGCATGCTCTAACTGCGGTGTGATCAGCGTTGGAGAAGTGAGGTCCTCACCGCCGTGCACCATCCTGTGACCGATGAGCTGAATCTGATGGCGATGACGCTCAACAACTGGAGTCAGCCACTGATTCAAGACTGTGCTGACGGACTCCCCTGTGCTTCGCTTGCGATTGCAGTACCAAACTTTGGCTCCCGTGGAATCCACCAGGGAAACCTTGAAACTGGAACTACCGAGATTGATCACAAGGACGAGGCTTGTCATCAGCGGTCCACCCAGTTGATCTCAATATAGAGAGGAAAGATGTTCAAAATGTTGTCATCCTGCCCGAGGAAGATCGGAGCCCATTGGGCCTGGTATGTTGCGGTCGCTCAAGAAAGGGTTGTCCACCGCCAGTTGTTGATTTCCGGAGCATCCATGCCATGGGTATAGGCATAGACGCGATGCTTTTGAATCTCATCTTTCATTCGCTCTTTAACATGGGCAGCTCTATAGCCAAGGAAATCAACACGGTCAATCACATCGATCACGAGGTTGAATCGATCGATCTGGTTGCTGATGGCTAGCTCCAGCGGAGTGTTGATATTTCCCTGTTCTTTATAGCCGCGGACATGGAAGCGACTTTGCTGATCCCATCGATAGACCAGCCTGTGAATCAACCACGGATAGCCGTGGAAATTGAAAATGACGGGCTTACTCGGGGGGAACAAGCTGTTGAAATCCCGTTCAATTAAACCGTGGGGGTGTTCAGTCGCCGGAGCCAACGCAAACAGTTTCACTACATTGACATAACGCACCTTCACCTGAGGGATTTGATCTCTCAGGATTTCAATAGCAGCCAAACATTCTTTCGTTGGGATGTCACCAGCAGAAGCAAGAACAACATCTGGTTCAT
This portion of the Synechococcus sp. ROS8604 genome encodes:
- a CDS encoding DUF1214 domain-containing protein, with the protein product MVTSQATRDYGYKWFSDGPAILTTPTYDKFMSLSVFDMRHNVPAFITNPPKPILLKRPGQAVPAVDFLVVELETDQGLVLTRMVVVDNLDAVVASCSQFQMQGGKGYIQREVKQFSSETTKNAQAVIDTVISYINPDEALGRVSSDVSFLDLAPGVKLGQLGTPADTVRYATILVDDTGAPFRGDATYTLTVPSGLYKLGGYFSVTHYGTDNKLLIPNDLKIYDQITFSSEPN
- a CDS encoding thiamine pyrophosphate-binding protein; its protein translation is MTPLAVTYALDRLADLGIGHVFGVSGDYAFSINDAVEVHARLTWVPSANELNSAYAADGYARRRGAGIVCTTYGVGELSTLNGLMGAMAERLPVFHLVGEKREGELPVHRFGGSQRHDGGYVTSH
- a CDS encoding acetate/propionate family kinase; translation: MTSLVLVINLGSSSFKVSLVDSTGAKVWYCNRKRSTGESVSTVLNQWLTPVVERHRHQIQLIGHRMVHGGEDLTSPTLITPQLEHALQMLIPLAPLHQPPALAGLAWTQRLVPDCPQWACFDTAFHRTLPMAASTYAIPQSLRDRGLHRYGFHGINHQYVSEYVADYWRTKGRDPSQLRLISAHLGGGASLAAVKGGNCIDTTMGFTPLEGLVMQTRSGTIDPGLILELIRQGYDATELSHLLLNESGLKGLSGLSGEMREIRELALEAHPGALLALAVFRHRLLQQLGAMAASLQGVDVLALTGGIGEHDEALHIELHESLNWWGAFETVVVPADEEGMIARLCLRHQFSLTATD